The genomic interval NNNNNNNNNNNNNNNNNNNNNNNNNNNNNNNNNNNNNNNNNNNNNNNNNNNNNNNNNNNNNNNNNNNNNNNNNNNNNNNNNNNNNNNNNNNNNNNNNNNNNNNNNNNNNNNNNNNNNNNNNNNNNNNNNNNNNNNNNNNNNNNNNNNNNNNNNNNNNNNNNNNNNNNNNNNNNNNNNNNNNNNNNNNNNNNNNNNNNNNNNNNNNNNNNNNNNNNNNNNNNNNNNNNNNNNNNNNNNNNNNNNNNNNNNNNNNNNNNNNNNNNNNNNNNNNNNNNNNNNNNNNNNNNNNNNNNNNNNNNNNNNNNNNNNNNNNNNNNNNNNNNNNNNNNNNNNNNNNNNNNNNNNNNNNNNNNNNNNNNNNNNNNNNNNNNNNNNNNNNNNNNNNNNNNNNNNNNNNNNNNNNNNNNNNNNNNNNNNNNNNNNNNNNNNNNNNNNNNNNNNNNNNNNNNNNNNNNNNNNNNNNNNNNNNNNNNNNNNNNNNNNNNNNNNNNNNNNNNNNNNNNNNNNNNNNNNNNNNNNNNNNNNNNNNNNNNNNNNNNNNNNNNNNNNNNNNNNNNNNNNNNNNNNNNNNNNNNNNNNNNNNNNNNNNNNNNNNNNNNNNNNNNNNNNNNNNNNNNNNNNNNNNNNNNNNNNNNNNNNNNNNNNNNNNNNNNNNNNNNNNNNNNNNNNNNNNNNNNNNNNNNNNNNNNNNNNNNNNNNNNNNNNNNNNNNNNNNNNNNNNNNNNNNNNNNNNNNNNNNNNNNNNNNNNNNNNNNNNNNNNNNNNNNNNNNNNNNNNNNNNNNNNNNNNNNNNNNNNNNNNNNNNNNNNNNNNNNNNNNNNNNNNNNNNNNNNNNNNNNNNNNNNNNNNNNNNNNNNNNNNNNNNNNNNNNNNNNNNNNNNNNNNNNNNNNNNNNNNNNNNNNNNNNNNNNNNNNNNNNNNNNNNNNNNNNNNNNNNNNNNNNNNNNNNNNNNNNNNNNNNNNNNNNNNNNNNNNNNNNNNNNNNNNNNNNNNNNNNNNNNNNNNNNNNNNNNNNNNNNNNNNNNNNNNNNNNNNNNNNNNNNNNNNNNNNNNNNNNNNNNNNNNNNNNNNNNNNNNNNNNNNNNNNNNNNNNNNNNNNNNNNNNNNNNNNNNNNNNNNNNNNNNNNNNNNNNNNNNNNNNNNNNNNNNNNNNNNNNNNNNNNNNNNNNNNNNNNNNNNNNNNNNNNNNNNNNNNNNNNNNNNNNNNNNNNNNNNNNNNNNNNNNNNNNNNNNNNNNNNNNNNNNNNNNNNNNNNNNNNNNNNNNNNNNNNNNNNNNNNNNNNNNNNNNNNNNNNNNNNNNNNNNNNNNNNNNNNNNNNNNNNNNNNNNNNNNNNNNNNNNNNNNNNNNNNNNNNNNNNNNNNNNNNNNNNNNNNNNNNNNNNNNNNNNNNNNNNNNNNNNNNNNNNNNNNNNNNNNNNNNNNNNNNNNNNNNNNNNNNNNNNNNNNNNNNNNNNNNNNNNNNNNNNNNNNNNNNNNNNNNNNNNNNNNNNNNNNNNNNNNNNNNNNNNNNNNNNNNNNNNNNNNNNNNNNNNNNNNNNNNNNNNNNNNNNNNNNNNNNNNNNNNNNNNNNNNNNNNNNNNNNNNNNNNNNNNNNNNNNNNNNNNNNNNNNNNNNNNNNNNNNNNNNNNNNNNNNNNNNNNNNNNNNNNNNNNNNNNNNNNNNNNNNNNNNNNNNNNNNNNNNNNNNNNNNNNNNNNNNNNNNNNNNNNNNNNNNNNNNNNNNNNNNNNNNNNNNNNNNNNNNNNNNNNNNNNNNNNNNNNNNNNNNNNNNNNNNNNNNNNNNNNNNNNNNNNNNNNNNNNNNNNNNNNNNNNNNNNNNNNNNNNNNNNNNNNNNNNNNNNNNNNNNNNNNNNNNNNNNNNNNNNNNNNNNNNNNNNNNNNNNNNNNNNNNNNNNNNNNNNNNNNNNNNNNNNNNNNNNNNNNNNNNNNNNNNNNNNNNNNNNNNNNNNNNNNNNNNNNNNNNNNNNNNNNNNNNNNNNNNNNNNNNNNNNNNNNNNNNNNNNNNNNNNNNNNNNNNNNNNNNNNNNNNNNNNNNNNNNNNNNNNNNNNNNNNNNNNNNNNNNNNNNNNNNNNNNNNNNNNNNNNNNNNNNNNNNNNNNNNNNNNNNNNNNNNNNNNNNNNNNNNNNNNNNNNNNNNNNNNNNNNNNNNNNNNNNNNNNNNNNNNNNNNNNNNNNNNNNNNNNNNNNNNNNNNNNNNNNNNNNNNNNNNNNNNNNNNNNNNNNNNNNNNNNNNNNNNNNNNNNNNNNNNNNNNNNNNNNNNNNNNNNNNNNNNNNNNNNNNNNNNNNNNNNNNNNNNNNNNNNNNNNNNNNNNNNNNNNNNNNNNNNNNNNNNNNNNNNNNNNNNNNNNNNNNNNNNNNNNNNNNNNNNNNNNNNNNNNNNNNNNNNNNNNNNNNNNNNNNNNNNNNNNNNNNNNNNNNNNNNNNNNNNNNNNNNNNNNNNNNNNNNNNNNNNNNNNNNNNNNNNNNNNNNNNNNNNNNNNNNNNNNNNNNNNNNNNNNNNNNNNNNNNNNNNNNNNNNNNNNNNNNNNNNNNNNNNNNNNNNNNNNNNNNNNNNNNNNNNNNNNNNNNNNNNNNNNNNNNNNNNNNNNNNNNNNNNNNNNNNNNNNNNNNNNNNNNNNNNNNNNNNNNNNNNNNNNNNNNNNNNNNNNNNNNNNNNNNNNNNNNNNNNNNNNNNNNNNNNNNNNNNNNNNNNNNNNNNNNNNNNNNNNNNNNNNNNNNNNNNNNNNNNNNNNNNNNNNNNNNNNNNNNNNNNNNNNNNNNNNNNNNNNNNNNNNNNNNNNNNNNNNNNNNNNNNNNNNNNNNNNNNNNNNNNNNNNNNNNNNNNNNNNNNNNNNNNNNNNNNNNNNNNNNNNNNNNNNNNNNNNNNNNNNNNNNNNNNNNNNNNNNNNNNNNNNNNNNNNNNNNNNNNNNNNNNNNNNNNNNNNNNNNNNNNNNNNNNNNNNNNNNNNNNNNNNNNNNNNNNNNNNNNNNNNNNNNNNNNNNNNNNNNNNNNNNNNNNNNNNNNNNNNNNNNNNNNNNNNNNNNNNNNNNNNNNNNNNNNNNNNNNNNNNNNNNNNNNNNNNNNNNNNNNNNNNNNNNNNNNNNNNNNNNNNNNNNNNNNNNNNNNNNNNNNNNNNNNNNNNNNNNNNNNNNNNNNNNNNNNNNNNNNNNNNNNNNNNNNNNNNNNNNNNNNNNNNNNNNNNNNNNNNNNNNNNNNNNNNNNNNNNNNNNNNNNNNNNNNNNNNNNNNNNNNNNNNNNNNNNNNNNNNNNNNNNNNNNNNNNNNNNNNNNNNNNNNNNNNNNNNNNNNNNNNNNNNNNNNNNNNNNNNNNNNNNNNNNNNNNNNNNNNNNNNNNNNNNNNNNNNNNNNNNNNNNNNNNNNNNNNNNNNNNNNNNNNNNNNNNNNNNNNNNNNNNNNNNNNNNNNNNNNNNNNNNNNNNNNNNNNNNNNNNNNNNNNNNNNNNNNNNNNNNNNNNNNNNNNNNNNNNNNNNNNNNNNNNNNNNNNNNNNNNNNNNNNNNNNNNNNNNNNNNNNNNNNNNNNNNNNNNNNNNNNNNNNNNNNNNNNNNNNNNNNNNNNNNNNNNNNNNNNNNNNNNNNNNNNNNNNNNNNNNNNNNNNNNNNNNNNNNNNNNNNNNNNNNNNNNNNNNNNNNNNNNNNNNNNNNNNNNNNNNNNNNNNNNNNNNNNNNNNNNNNNNNNNNNNNNNNNNNNNNNNNNNNNNNNNNNNNNNNNNNNNNNNNNNNNNNNNNNNNNNNNNNNNNNNNNNNNNNNNNNNNNNNNNNNNNNNNNNNNNNNNNNNNNNNNNNNNNNNNNNNNNNNNNNNNNNNNNNNNNNNNNNNNNNNNNNNNNNNNNNNNNNNNNNNNNNNNNNNNNNNNNNNNNNNNNNNNNNNNNNNNNNNNNNNNNNNNNNNNNNNNNNNNNNNNNNNNNNNNNNNNNNNNNNNNNNNNNNNNNNNNNNNNNNNNNNNNNNNNNNNNNNNNNNNNNNNNNNNNNNNNNNNNNNNNNNNNNNNNNNNNNNNNNNNNNNNNNNNNNNNNNNNNNNNNNNNNNNNNNNNNNNNNNNNNNNNNNNNNNNNNNNNNNNNNNNNNNNNNNNNNNNNNNNNNNNNNNNNNNNNNNNNNNNNNNNNNNNNNNNNNNNNNNNNNNNNNNNNNNNNNNNNNNNNNNNNNNNNNNNNNNNNNNNNNNNNNNNNNNNNNNNNNNNNNNNNNNNNNNNNNNNNNNNNNNNNNNNNNNNNNNNNNNNNNNNNNNNNNNNNNNNNNNNNNNNNNNNNNNNNNNNNNNNNNNNNNNNNNNNNNNNNNNNNNNNNNNNNNNNNNNNNNNNNNNNNNNNNNNNNNNNNNNNNNNNNNNNNNNNNNNNNNNNNNNNNNNNNNNNNNNNNNNNNNNNNNNNNNNNNNNNNNNNNNNNNNNNNNNNNNNNNNNNNNNNNNNNNNNNNNNNNNNNNNNNNNNNNNNNNNNNNNNNNNNNNNNNNNNNNNNNNNNNNNNNNNNNNNNNNNNNNNNNNNNNNNNNNNNNNNNNNNNNNNNNNNNNNNNNNNNNNNNNNNNNNNNNNNNNNNNNNNNNNNNNNNNNNNNNNNNNNNNNNNNNNNNNNNNNNNNNNNNNNNNNNNNNNNNNNNNNNNNNNNNNNNNNNNNNNNNNNNNNNNNNNNNNNNNNNNNNNNNNNNNNNNNNNNNNNNNNNNNNNNNNNNNNNNNNNNNNNNNNNNNNNNNNNNNNNNNNNNNNNNNNNNNNNNNNNNNNNNNNNNNNNNNNNNNNNNNNNNNNNNNNNNNNNNNNNNNNNNNNNNNNNNNNNNNNNNNNNNNNNNNNNNNNNNNNNNNNNNNNNNNNNNNNNNNNNNNNNNNNNNNNNNNNNNNNNNNNNNNNNNNNNNNNNNNNNNNNNNNNNNNNNNNNNNNNNNNNNNNNNNNNNNNNNNNNNNNNNNNNNNNNNNNNNNNNNNNNNNNNNNNNNNNNNNNNNNNNNNNNNNNNNNNNNNNNNNNNNNNNNNNNNNNNNNNNNNNNNNNNNNNNNNNNNNNNNNNNNNNNNNNNNNNNNNNNNNNNNNNNNNNNNNNNNNNNNNNNNNNNNNNNNNNNNNNNNNNNNNNNNNNNNNNNNNNNNNNNNNNNNNNNNNNNNNNNNNNNNNNNNNNNNNNNNNNNNNNNNNNNNNNNNNNNNNNNNNNNNNNNNNNNNNNNNNNNNNNNNNNNNNNNNNNNNNNNNNNNNNNNNNNNNNNNNNNNNNNNNNNNNNNNNNNNNNNNNNNNNNNNNNNNNNNNNNNNNNNNNNNNNNNNNNNNNNNNNNNNNNNNNNNNNNNNNNNNNNNNNNNNNNNNNNNNNNNNNNNNNNNNNNNNNNNNNNNNNNNNNNNNNNNNNNNNNNNNNNNNNNNNNNNNNNNNNNNNNNNNNNNNNNNNNNNNNNNNNNNNNNNNNNNNNNNNNNNNNNNNNNNNNNNNNNNNNNNNNNNNNNNNNNNNNNNNNNNNNNNNNNNNNNNNNNNNNNNNNNNNNNNNNNNNNNNNNNNNNNNNNNNNNNNNNNNNNNNNNNNNNNNNNNNNNNNNNNNNNNNNNNNNNNNNNNNNNNNNNNNNNNNNNNNNNNNNNNNNNNNNNNNNNNNNNNNNNNNNNNNNNNNNNNNNNNNNNNNNNNNNNNNNNNNNNNNNNNNNNNNNNNNNNNNNNNNNNNNNNNNNNNNNNNNNNNNNNNNNNNNNNNNNNNNNNNNNNNNNNNNNNNNNNNNNNNNNNNNNNNNNNNNNNNNNNNNNNNNNNNNNNNNNNNNNNNNNNNNNNNNNNNNNNNNNNNNNNNNNNNNNNNNNNNNNNNNNNNNNNNNNNNNNNNNNNNNNNNNNNNNNNNNNNNNNNNNNNNNNNNNNNNNNNNNNNNNNNNNNNNNNNNNNNNNNNNNNNNNNNNNNNNNNNNNNNNNNNNNNNNNNNNNNNNNNNNNNNNNNNNNNNNNNNNNNNNNNNNNNNNNNNNNNNNNNNNNNNNNNNNNNNNNNNNNNNNNNNNNNNNNNNNNNNNNNNNNNNNNNNNNNNNNNNNNNNNNNNNNNNNNNNNNNNNNNNNNNNNNNNNNNNNNNNNNNNNNNNNNNNNNNNNNNNNNNNNNNNNNNNNNNNNNNNNNNNNNNNNNNNNNNNNNNNNNNNNNNNNNNNNNNNNNNNNNNNNNNNNNNNNNNNNNNNNNNNNNNNNNNNNNNNNNNNNNNNNNNNNNNNNNNNNNNNNNNNNNNNNNNNNNNNNNNNNNNNNNNNNNNNNNNNNNNNNNNNNNNNNNNNNNNNNNNNNNNNNNNNNNNNNNNNNNNNNNNNNNNNNNNNNNNNNNNNNNNNNNNNNNNNNNNNNNNNNNNNNNNNNNNNNNNNNNNNNNNNNNNNNNNNNNNNNNNNNNNNNNNNNNNNNNNNNNNNNNNNNNNNNNNNNNNNNNNNNNNNNNNNNNNNNNNNNNNNNNNNNNNNNNNNNNNNNNNNNNNNNNNNNNNNNNNNNNNNNNNNNNNNNNNNNNNNNNNNNNNNNNNNNNNNNNNNNNNNNNNNNNNNNNNNNNNNNNNNNNNNNNNNNNNNNNNNNNNNNNNNNNNNNNNNNNNNNNNNNNNNNNNNNNNNNNNNNNNNNNNNNNNNNNNNNNNNNNNNNNNNNNNNNNNNNNNNNNNNNNNNNNNNNNNNNNNNNNNNNNNNNNNNNNNNNNNNNNNNNNNNNNNNNNNNNNNNNNNNNNNNNNNNNNNNNNNNNNNNNNNNNNNNNNNNNNNNNNNNNNNNNNNNNNNNNNNNNNNNNNNNNNNNNNNNNNNNNNNNNNNNNNNNNNNNNNNNNNNNNNNNNNNNNNNNNNNNNNNNNNNNNNNNNNNNNNNNNNNNNNNNNNNNNNNNNNNNNNNNNNNNNNNNNNNNNNNNNNNNNNNNNNNNNNNNNNNNNNNNNNNNNNNNNNNNNNNNNNNNNNNNNNNNNNNNNNNNNNNNNNNNNNNNNNNNNNNNNNNNNNNNNNNNNNNNNNNNNNNNNNNNNNNNNNNNNNNNNNNNNNNNNNNNNNNNNNNNNNNNNNNNNNNNNNNNNNNNNNNNNNNNNNNNNNNNNNNNNNNNNNNNNNNNNNNNNNNNNNNNNNNNNNNNNNNNNNNNNNNNNNNNNNNNNNNNNNNNNNNNNNNNNNNNNNNNNNNNNNNNNNNNNNNNNNNNNNNNNNNNNNNNNNNNNNNNNNNNNNNNNNNNNNNNNNNNNNNNNNNNNNNNNNNNNNNNNNNNNNNNNNNNNNNNNNNNNNNNNNNNNNNNNNNNNNNNNNNNNNNNNNNNNNNNNNNNNNNNNNNNNNNNNNNNNNNNNNNNNNNNNNNNNNNNNNNNNNNNNNNNNNNNNNNNNNNNNNNNNNNNNNNNNNNNNNNNNNNNNNNNNNNNNNNNNNNNNNNNNNNNNNNNNNNNNNNNNNNNNNNNNNNNNNNNNNNNNNNNNNNNNNNNNNNNNNNNNNNNNNNNNNNNNNNNNNNNNNNNNNNNNNNNNNNNNNNNNNNNNNNNNNNNNNNNNNNNNNNNNNNNNNNNNNNNNNNNNNNNNNNNNNNNNNNNNNNNNNNNNNNNNNNNNNNNNNNNNNNNNNNNNNNNNNNNNNNNNNNNNNNNNNNNNNNNNNNNNNNNNNNNNNNNNNNNNNNNNNNNNNNNNNNNNNNNNNNNNNNNNNNNNNNNNNNNNNNNNNNNNNNNNNNNNNNNNNNNNNNNNNNNNNNNNNNNNNNNNNNNNNNNNNNNNNNNNNNNNNNNNNNNNNNNNNNNNNNNNNNNNNNNNNNNNNNNNNNNNNNNNNNNNNNNNNNNNNNNNNNNNNNNNNNNNNNNNNNNNNNNNNNNNNNNNNNNNNNNNNNNNNNNNNNNNNNNNNNNNNNNNNNNNNNNNNNNNNNNNNNNNNNNNNNNNNNNNNNNNNNNNNNNNNNNNNNNNNNNNNNNNNNNNNNNNNNNNNNNNNNNNNNNNNNNNNNNNNNNNNNNNNNNNNNNNNNNNNNNNNNNNNNNNNNNNNNNNNNNNNNNNNNNNNNNNNNNNNNNNNNNNNNNNNNNNNNNNNNNNNNNNNNNNNNNNNNNNNNNNNNNNNNNNNNNNNNNNNNNNNNNNNNNNNNNNNNNNNNNNNNNNNNNNNNNNNNNNNNNNNNNNNNNNNNNNNNNNNNNNNNNNNNNNNNNNNNNNNNNNNNNNNNNNNNNNNNNNNNNNNNNNNNNNNNNNNNNNNNNNNNNNNNNNNNNNNNNNNNNNNNNNNNNNNNNNNNNNNNNNNNNNNNNNNNNNNNNNNNNNNNNNNNNNNNNNNNNNNNNNNNNNNNNNNNNNNNNNNNNNNNNNNNNNNNNNNNNNNNNNNNNNNNNNNNNNNNNNNNNNNNNNNNNNNNNNNNNNNNNNNNNNNNNNNNNNNNNNNNNNNNNNNNNNNNNNNNNNNNNNNNNNNNNNNNNNNNNNNNNNNNNNNNNNNNNNNNNNNNNNNNNNNNNNNNNNNNNNNNNNNNNNNNNNNNNNNNNNNNNNNNNNNNNNNNNNNNNNNNNNNNNNNNNNNNNNNNNNNNNNNNNNNNNNNNNNNNNNNNNNNNNNNNNNNNNNNNNNNNNNNNNNNNNNNNNNNNNNNNNNNNNNNNNNNNNNNNNNNNNNNNNNNNNNNNNNNNNNNNNNNNNNNNNNNNNNNNNNNNNNNNNNNNNNNNNNNNNNNNNNNNNNNNNNNNNNNNNNNNNNNNNNNNNNNNNNNNNNNNNNNNNNNNNNNNNNNNNNNNNNNNNNNNNNNNNNNNNNNNNNNNNNNNNNNNNNNNNNNNNNNNNNNNNNNNNNNNNNNNNNNNNNNNNNNNNNNNNNNNNNNNNNNNNNNNNNNNNNNNNNNNNNNNNNNNNNNNNNNNNNNNNNNNNNNNNNNNNNNNNNNNNNNNNNNNNNNNNNNNNNNNNNNNNNNNNNNNNNNNNNNNNNNNNNNNNNNNNNNNNNNNNNNNNNNNNNNNNNNNNNNNNNNNNNNNNNNNNNNNNNNNNNNNNNNNNNNNNNNNNNNNNNNNNNNNNNNNNNNNNNNNNNNNNNNNNNNNNNNNNNNNNNNNNNNNNNNNNNNNNNNNNNNNNNNNNNNNNNNNNNNNNNNNNNNNNNNNNNNNNNNNNNNNNNNNNNNNNNNNNNNNNNNNNNNNNNNNNNNNNNNNNNNNNNNNNNNNNNNNNNNNNNNNNNNNNNNNNNNNNNNNNNNNNNNNNNNNNNNNNNNNNNNNNNNNNNNNNNNNNNNNNNNNNNNNNNNNNNNNNNNNNNNNNNNNNNNNNNNNNNNNNNNNNNNNNNNNNNNNNNNNNNNNNNNNNNNNNNNNNNNNNNNNNNNNNNNNNNNNNNNNNNNNNNNNNNNNNNNNNNNNNNNNNNNNNNNNNNNNNNNNNNNNNNNNNNNNNNNNNNNNNNNNNNNNNNNNNNNNNNNNNNNNNNNNNNNNNNNNNNNNNNNNNNNNNNNNNNNNNNNNNNNNNNNNNNNNNNNNNNNNNNNNNNNNNNNNNNNNNNNNNNNNNNNNNNNNNNNNNNNNNNNNNNNNNNNNNNNNNNNNNNNNNNNNNNNNNNNNNNNNNNNNNNNNNNNNNNNNNNNNNNNNNNNNNNNNNNNNNNNNNNNNNNNNNNNNNNNNNNNNNNNNNNNNNNNNNNNNNNNNNNNNNNNNNNNNNNNNNNNNNNNNNNNNNNNNNNNNNNNNNNNNNNNNNNNNNNNNNNNNNNNNNNNNNNNNNNNNNNNNNNNNNNNNNNNNNNNNNNNNNNNNNNNNNNNNNNNNNNNNNNNNNNNNNNNNNNNNNNNNNNNNNNNNNNNNNNNNNNNNNNNNNNNNNNNNNNNNNNNNNNNNNNNNNNNNNNNNNNNNNNNNNNNNNNNNNNNNNNNNNNNNNNNNNNNNNNNNNNNNNNNNNNNNNNNNNNNNNNNNNNNNNNNNNNNNNNNNNNNNNNNNNNNNNNNNNNNNNNNNNNNNNNNNNNNNNNNNNNNNNNNNNNNNNNNNNNNNNNNNNNNNNNNNNNNNNNNNNNNNNNNNNNNNNNNNNNNNNNNNNNNNNNNNNNNNNNNNNNNNNNNNNNNNNNNNNNNNNNNNNNNNNNNNNNNNNNNNNNNNNNNNNNNNNNNNNNNNNNNNNNNNNNNNNNNNNNNNNNNNNNNNNNNNNNNNNNNNNNNNNNNNNNNNNNNNNNNNNNNNNNNNNNNNNNNNNNNNNNNNNNNNNNNNNNNNNNNNNNNNNNNNNNNNNNNNNNNNNNNNNNNNNNNNNNNNNNNNNNNNNNNNNNNNNNNNNNNNNNNNNNNNNNNNNNNNNNNNNNNNNNNNNNNNNNNNNNNNNNNNNNNNNNNNNNNNNNNNNNNNNNNNNNNNNNNNNNNNNNNNNNNNNNNNNNNNNNNNNNNNNNNNNNNNNNNNNNNNNNNNNNNNNNNNNNNNNNNNNNNNNNNNNNNNNNNNNNNNNNNNNNNNNNNNNNNNNNNNNNNNNNNNNNNNNNNNNNNNNNNNNNNNNNNNNNNNNNNNNNNNNNNNNNNNNNNNNNNNNNNNNNNNNNNNNNNNNNNNNNNNNNNNNNNNNNNNNNNNNNNNNNNNNNNNNNNNNNNNNNNNNNNNNNNNNNNNNNNNNNNNNNNNNNNNNNNNNNNNNNNNNNNNNNNNNNNNNNNNNNNNNNNNNNNNNNNNNNNNNNNNNNNNNNNNNNNNNNNNNNNNNNNNNNNNNNNNNNNNNNNNNNNNNNNNNNNNNNNNNNNNNNNNNNNNNNNNNNNNNNNNNNNNNNNNNNNNNNNNNNNNNNNNNNNNNNNNNNNNNNNNNNNNNNNNNNNNNNNNNNNNNNNNNNNNNNNNNNNNNNNNNNNNNNNNNNNNNNNNNNNNNNNNNNNNNNNNNNNNNNNNNNNNNNNNNNNNNNNNNNNNNNNNNNNNNNNNNNNNNNNNNNNNNNNNNNNNNNNNNNNNNNNNNNNNNNNNNNNNNNNNNNNNNNNNNNNNNNNNNNNNNNNNNNNNNNNNNNNNNNNNNNNNNNNNNNNNNNNNNNNNNNNNNNNNNNNNNNNNNNNNNNNNNNNNNNNNNNNNNNNNNNNNNNNNNNNNNNNNNNNNNNNNNNNNNNNNNNNNNNNNNNNNNNNNNNNNNNNNNNNNNNNNNNNNNNNNNNNNNNNNNNNNNNNNNNNNNNNNNNNNNNNNNNNNNNNNNNNNNNNNNNNNNNNNNNNNNNNNNNNNNNNNNNNNNNNNNNNNNNNNNNNNNNNNNNNNNNNNNNNNNNNNNNNNNNNNNNNNNNNNNNNNNNNNNNNNNNNNNNNNNNNNNNNNNNNNNNNNNNNNNNNNNNNNNNNNNNNNNNNNNNNNNNNNNNNNNNNNNNNNNNNNNNNNNNNNNNNNNNNNNNNNNNNNNNNNNNNNNNNNNNNNNNNNNNNNNNNNNNNNNNNNNNNNNNNNNNNNNNNNNNNNNNNNNNNNNNNNNNNNNNNNNNNNNNNNNNNNNNNNNNNNNNNNNNNNNNNNNNNNNNNNNNNNNNNNNNNNNNNNNNNNNNNNNNNNNNNNNNNNNNNNNNNNNNNNNNNNNNNNNNNNNNNNNNNNNNNNNNNNNNNNNNNNNNNNNNNNNNNNNNNNNNNNNNNNNNNNNNNNNNNNNNNNNNNNNNNNNNNNNNNNNNNNNNNNNNNNNNNNNNNNNNNNNNNNNNNNNNNNNNNNNNNNNNNNNNNNNNNNNNNNNNNNNNNNNNNNNNNGAAACTCTATGCTATACACTAACTTCTCCAGTAAAAACTCTATGCTATACACTAACTTCTCCAATAGAAATTCTATGCTATACACTAACTTCTCCAGTAGAAACTTTATGCTATACACTAACTTCTCCAATAGAAATTCTATGCTATACACTAACTTCTCCAGTAGAAACTCTATGCTATACAGTAACTTCTCCAGTAGAAACTCTATGCTATACACTAACTTCTCCAGTAGAAACTCTATGCTATACACTAACTTCTCCAATAGAAACTCTATGCTATACACTAACTTCTCCAATAGAAACTCTATGCTATACACTAACTTCTCCAATAGAAACTCTATGCTATACACTAACTTCTCCAGTAGAAATTCTATGCTATACACTAACTTCTCCAATAGAAACTCTATGCTATACACTAACTTCTCCAGTAGAATCTCTATGCTATACACTAACTTCTCCAGCAGAAATTCTATGCTATACACTAACTTCTCCAATAGAAACTCTATGCTATACACTAACATCTCTAGTAGAAACTCTATGCTATACACTAACTTCTCCAGTAGAAACTCTATGCTATATACTAACTTCCCCAATAGAAACTCTATGCTATACACTAATTCTTCAATAGAAATTCTATGCTATACACTAACTTCTCCAATAGAAATTCTATGCCATACACTAACTTCTCCAATAGAAACTCTATGCTATACACTAACTTCTCCAATAGAAATTCTATGCTATACACTAACTTCTCCAGTGGAAACTCTATGCTATACACTAACTTCTCCAATAGAAACTCTATGGTATACACTAACTTCTCCAATAGAAATTCTATGCTATACACTAACTTCTCCAGTAGAAACTCTATGCAATACACTAACTGCTCCAATAGAAACTCTATGCTATACACTAACTTCTCCAATAGAAATTCTATGCAATACACTAACTTCTCTAATAGAAATTCTATGCTATACACTAAACTCTCCAATAGCTCCAACTTTGCAGTAAACATTCAGATTATGGTAAGGTTTTACATCTTACCACTAAATCTATTTCTGGGAATTCCTAAAGAAATAATCACTAATGTAAAAGATGTAATATAAGAATTTAATTATTAAATTCCCATTCCTCTGTCTTACTGTCTAAAAAACCCCCAACAGATGTAAAACATTTTATAGGGATTGccagtcccccccccctccccggctTATGTACGTCAGAATAAAAATCTAAAGTCAATTTCAGAAGCAAGAAGGCAGAAGGGGCTCATAAGCCTTGACACCACCACACAGTAAAACCCTGAAAACTAGGTGTGCTTTGGTTAGTTTCCCACGTTCATTTAAAGGAAGCCGCTATGGATTTGTAGTAGTGCTTGCATAATTTTGTATCTGACCATTACCCATGACACAAATTCTTTGGCTATATACTATTGCAATATAA from Mus musculus strain C57BL/6J chromosome 5, GRCm38.p6 C57BL/6J carries:
- the Gm32584 gene encoding uncharacterized protein Gm32584 isoform X1, giving the protein MLVYSIEFLLEKLVYSIEFLLEKLVYSIEILLEKLVYSIEFLLEKLVYSIEFLLEKLVYSIEFLLEKLVYSIEFLLEKLVYSIEFLLEKLVYSIEFLLEKLVYSIEFLLEKLLYSIEFLLEKLVYSIEFLLEKLVYSIKFLLEKLVYSIEFLLEKLVYSIEFLLEKLVYSIEFLLEKLVYSIEFLLEKLVYSIEFLLEKLVYSIEFLLEKLVYSIEFLLEKLVYSIEFLLEKLVYSIEFLLEKLVYSIEFLLEKLVYSIEFLLEKLVYSIEFLLEKLVCSIEFLLEKLVYSIEFLLEKLVYSVEFLLEFCLCRSMS
- the Gm32584 gene encoding uncharacterized protein Gm32584 isoform X2, whose protein sequence is MLVYSIEFLLEKLVYSIEFLLEKLVYSIEILLEKLVYSIEFLLEKLVYSIEFLLEKLVYSIEFLLEKLVYSIEFLLEKLVYSIEFLLEKLVYSIEFLLEKLVYSIEFLLEKLLYSIEFLLEKLVYSIEFLLEKLVYSIKFLLEKLVYSIEFLLEKLVYSIEFLLEKLVYSIEFLLEKLVYSIEFLLEKLVYSIEFLLEKLVYSIEFLLEKLVYSIEFLLEKLVYSIEFLLEKLVYSIEFLLEKLVYSIEFLLEKLVYSIEFLLEKLVYSIEFLLEKLVCSIEFLLEKLVYSIEFLLEKLVYSVEFLLEFCLCRSMS